GTGTGCGGGGAGCCCTgtttggagcagggctgggaggaggtgtTGAGTGGCGgtgccttccccccgcccctgccccccccaaaggcTCGTCCCCGTGCTTCTGAGAcgagaggcagaggcaggcttTTTGCAAGAGgtctttattttgtgtggaaTAAATAGTGGAATAAATAGCTAAAACCCGTTGTGAAGATAAATAGAAGTTGTGGTGGAAGTGGAGGAGCAGCGCGTGGAGGGTGCGGGTGCAGGGCCGTTGTCGCCCCGGCGCCTGTCGTGGTGggtgaggggaggcgggagggcagAGGCGGGTCTGGGGCGGTGGTGGGGGTGCGTGGGGCCGTGCGGGTTGTTGGGGGCCGTTGGGCTAACTGGGCGTGGTGCGGGTGAGGTTGTGGAGGCGTTGGAAGCAGGCGCGAGCTTGGAGGCGGACGTGGTCCCAGGCGCAGGCGCTGTGGTGGTGGGTGCGGAGGAAGTGCTGGATGTCCCTGAAGTATTTGTCGAGGGTGAGCGTGAGGCTGCGGGGCCCTGGGCCTTGGGCGAGCGTGCCGTTGGCGGtcaggcactggtggagctgctggatgtggTGCTGGAGGCTGTTGAGGAGTTGGTGTCGTGCCTGGgcgtcccagtgctggggggtgctggggctgctgagggtgtggaggaggtgctggaggatgcgGAGGACGGTGGCGGCGGCTTGCTGTGGGTGGCTGGTGTGGAGGAGGGTGTCGGGGAAGACGGGCgcctggtgggggtggcagggctgtgtcGGGCTGGGagccatggcctggaggagctggaggctgtccCAGGGGAAGGTGTCGTGTCGGGGAGGCAGGTGGTGGCAGGCGAGGGCGGTGGCGAGAGCcgtcaggaggagcaggagcggcggggcgccGTGGCGCAGGCGGGTCTGTGGGGTTGCGGGCGCAGCCATGGTGGGCCTgtgggtggtgctgggcaggagcctggTCAGGCTCGGTGGCGGTGCGGCCGGGCGCTGTGCTTGGGGTGCCGCCGGGTGGCCGGCTTTATGTGGTGCGGCGGCTTTCCCTCGCTCGCTTTCTGGTGGCAGCGAGTTTCCggctgtggttttcagttttggctgGTGGCCTGCGGTGGTGTCGGGGAAGTGCGTTGGTGGGGTGGGCGCGCGTGGGGAGGGCGGTGGCGGTGCTTTGCCGGGGCTGCGTTGGGGGCAGGTTGTCTGTAGTGGTTGAGTGGGGGATGCGAAAGCGCgcgctggggcagagcccttGGGGGCAGCTGTGGCGGGGAGGTGTGTGAGGGTTTCCCTGTgaagaggctgcagctgaagtttcCCTTCCTGCCCAAGTGTGTCTTGCGCCCGTGCTGCCCTGTGGTGCGTTTTCCTTTcgcctttgttttcatcttgtctGGTCTTTCCTTTTCGTGTTGGGAAGGGTTGTGAAGTGATGTCacttggcagagcgtggggagcCCCCTCCTGGAGCGAGGGCCTGggggtgtcgtcgtcgtcggcttgcgaggaggtggctgtgggtgtAGGCCCCTGAGCAGTGGCTGTGTTGGTGGCTGGAGCTGCCGCAGCTCGTGTGTTGAAGGCAATGGGCAAGTAAGGCAGGAGGCAAGGCTTgcggaaggaagaaggaagaggaggaagggaagggtctCGGTGCTGCTCGGGCTGGGGCGTTGGGTCCGTGGCTGTGGTGCCACGCGCGTGGCCCTGGAGCAGGGGTCGTCTGGTGTTTTTGTCTGCCTCCTTGGCTGAGGCGGCTGGAGAGCAAAGAAGAAGATGTTTGCCGTCAGCGAAGGAAGGGGCTTGCGTTTGGAATGGCCTGGGCCCCTCGAGGAGGGGTGTCCCAGAGTCCTGCGGAGGTGGATCGGAGCCAGCGGATGTAGTTGTCGAGCtctagagggaggagggaggtggcggaggtTGTGCTCGCCGAGGTTTTGGGGTGCCTCGggagagcagggatggtgttgtGTTGGTGTGAGAGAGGCCGCCGTGTGTTTTCTGGGAGCTTTTGAGCCGGGGCAAGAAATGGGggtgtggtgatggtggtggcggCCGTGGTGGCAGGGCGGTGTCGGGCGGGGAGCCATGGTCTGTCCAGGCCCCGTTGTGTTGGTGGGTGCCGTGCCTGGGGTGGTGGCACGCGCGTGATGATTTGGCGTCCCTAGGTGCCGTCAGTGCGGGAGGTGGGCTGGTGTtggaggtgggtggctggagctcgTGCGTGTGGCCTTAGAAGAGTTGGTGCTGCAAGGTGTGTTGGAGCAAGCGGCGCAAGGCGAGAGTTGTCGTGAGAAATGGCTGAAGCggccagaggagcccagctcagcctaGTCAAAGGGATCTGTGCCGTGCCTGTCCTTGGCAGAGGCCTTGgcgggtttgggttgggagggacggTGAAAGGTCTTGCGGTCCAAGCGCCGCCGCCACGAGCAGGGCCACGTTGGAGTAGATCCGGTGTCTGGGAGCCCCGTCCAAGGTGACGGTGACCGTTTGCCGggatggggcagctcccagctctcggggcaacctgttgcagCGTCTGAGGAGCAGGCTGGTGGTAGAAGACGTCTTGCTTGTGTCTGGTCTGAATCTGGGCTCTGTGAGTTGCAAAGCGTCAGCCCTGGTCCTGTGGGCACAGGCCCTGTGgcaaagcctgtgcccagctgtCGTGGTTTCGGCTGGCATAGAGGTAATgtgcttgagctgggagagagcatctCGGGAGCGCCCGAGCCGgatttggcatttggcatttggcatttgggATTTGGGCCAGGGTAGAGTTCCCTttctttggggtgggaggaggggcagctggagtgccaggcccGGACCGGCCCTTGGGGTGTTCCATCTCCTGTGACGTCATACTCGGTATACAAAGGTGGCGGGTTCTCTCTGGCTTCTGGTGGGCACGGCGGCATCTTGGCTGGGTCGGGACCTTCGTTGGGTCGGGATCGGGATCGcagctgggggcgggctgcgcaTCGTTGGGCGGGTGATGAGCGAGCGCATTGTGCGTTACCCGTTTGGGCTTTCcgttattgttttgttctgttgcaatggctaaagtgtttgttttttattttcaacgacgaggtttttttcttgttgtaactCCCCTATTTCCCCGGGCGGGGGAGAAAGGTGAGGGACCGGCCGAGTTGGAAGCACGGCCCCATCTTATTTCTAAGCCCCCTTGGAGGagtggaaggccactagaaggtgtCCTGGAGGGTGAAGAAGCCCAGGCGTGTGAGTCTTTCCTTCGAGGAGAGGCGTTGCAAGGCTCTGATCGCTCCCGTTTGTGGCCCTGGTCTGGAGGCGCTCCAACAGGCCCACGTCTTGGTTGGCGCGAGGAGTGCGGAGCTGATGGTGAGGCGGGATGGCCGGTGGGAAACGCTGAGGAGACGAGGGCCAAAGAGGCGGTAGTGCTGCCGCTGGCTGCACCCCGTGAGAGGTTTTGGCAAGAGGTTGAGGCCGGTGCCTCGTCGTTGGGGAGGTGTCAAAGAGAAGAGCGGGCGCGGGGTGTGCGGGGAGCCCTgtttggagcagggctgggaggaggtgtTGAGTGGCGgtgccttccccccgcccctgccccccccaaaggcTCGTCCCCGTGCTTCTGAGAcgagaggcagaggcaggcttTTTGCAAGAGgtctttattttgtgtggaaTAAATAGTGGAATAAATAGCTAAAACCCGTTGTGAAGATAAATAGAAGTTGTGGTGGAAGTGGAGGAGCAGCGCGTGGAGGGTGCGGGTGCAGGGCCGTTGTCGCCCCGGCGCCTGTCGTGGTGggtgaggggaggcgggagggcagAGGCGGGTCTGGGGCGGTGGTGGGGGTGCGTGGGGCCGTGCGGGTTGTTGGGGGCCGTTGGGCTAACTGGGCGTGGTGCGGGTGAGGTTGTGGAGGCGTTGGAAGCAGGCGCGAGCTTGGAGGCGGACGTGGTCCCAGGCGCAGGCGCTGTGGTGGTGGGTGCGGAGGAAGTGCTGGATGTCCCTGAAGTATTTGTCGAGGGTGAGCGTGAGGCTGCGGGGCCCTGGGCCTTGGGCGAGCGTGCCGTTGGCGGtcaggcactggtggagctgctggatgtggTGCTGGAGGCTGTTGAGGAGTTGGTGTCGTGCCTGGgcgtcccagtgctggggggtgctggggctgctgagggtgtggaggaggtgctggaggatgcgGAGGACGGTGGCGGCGGCTTGCTGTGGGTGGCTGGTGTGGAGGAGGGTGTCGGGGAAGACGGGCgcctggtgggggtggcagggctgtgtcGGGCTGGGagccatggcctggaggagctggaggctgtccCAGGGGAAGGTGTCGTGTCGGGGAGGCAGGTGGTGGCAGGCGAGGGCGGTGGCGAGAGCcgtcaggaggagcaggagcggcggggcgccGTGGCGCAGGCGGGTCTGTGGGGTTGCGGGCGCAGCCATGGTGGGCCTgtgggtggtgctgggcaggagcctggTCAGGCTCGGTGGCGGTGCGGCCGGGCGCTGTGCTTGGGGTGCCGCCGGGTGGCCGGCTTTATGTGGTGCGGCGGCTTTCCCTCGCTCGCTTTCTGGTGGCAGCGAGTTTCCggctgtggttttcagttttggctgGTGGCCTGCGGTGGTGTCGGGGAAGTGCGTTGGTGGGGTGGGCGCGCGTGGGGAGGGCGGTGGCGGTGCTTTGCCGGGGCTGCGTTGGGGGCAGGTTGTCTGTAGTGGTTGAGTGGGGGATGCGAAAGCGCgcgctggggcagagcccttGGGGGCAGCTGTGGCGGGGAGGTGTGTGAGGGTTTCCCTGTgaagaggctgcagctgaagtttcCCTTCCTGCCCAAGTGTGTCTTGCGCCCGTGCTGCCCTGTGGTGCGTTTTCCTTTcgcctttgttttcatcttgtctGGTCTTTCCTTTTCGTGTTGGGAAGGGTTGTGAAGTGATGTCacttggcagagcgtggggagcCCCCTCCTGGAGCGAGGGCCTGggggtgtcgtcgtcgtcggcttgcgaggaggtggctgtgggtgtAGGCCCCTGAGCAGTGGCTGTGTTGGTGGCTGGAGCTGCCGCAGCTCGTGTGTTGAAGGCAATGGGCAAGTAAGGCAGGAGGCAAGGCTTgcggaaggaagaaggaagaggaggaagggaagggtctCGGTGCTGCTCGGGCTGGGGCGTTGGGTCCGTGGCTGTGGTGCCACGCGCGTGGCCCTGGAGCAGGGGTCGTCTGGTGTTTTTGTCTGCCTCCTTGGCTGAGGCGGCTGGAGAGCAAAGAAGAAGATGTTTGCCGTCAGCGAAGGAAGGGGCTTGCGTTTGGAATGGCCTGGGCCCCTCGAGGAGGGGTGTCCCAGAGTCCTGCGGAGGTGGATCGGAGCCAGCGGATGTAGTTGTCGAGCtctagagggaggagggaggtggcggaggtTGTGCTCGCCGAGGTTTTGGGGTGCCTCGggagagcagggatggtgttgtGTTGGTGTGAGAGAGGCCGCCGTGTGTTTTCTGGGAGCTTTTGAGCCGGGGCAAGAAATGGGggtgtggtgatggtggtggcggCCGTGGTGGCAGGGCGGTGTCGGGCGGGGAGCCATGGTCTGTCCAGGCCCCGTTGTGTTGGTGGGTGCCGTGCCTGGGGTGGTGGCACGCGCGTGATGATTTGGCGTCCCTAGGTGCCGTCAGTGCGGGAGGTGGGCTGGTGTtggaggtgggtggctggagctcgTGCGTGTGGCCTTAGAAGAGTTGGTGCTGCAAGGTGTGTTGGAGCAAGCGGCGCAAGGCGAGAGTTGTCGTGAGAAATGGCTGAAGCggccagaggagcccagctcagcctaGTCAAAGGGATCTGTGCCGTGCCTGTCCTTGGCAGAGGCCTTGgcgggtttgggttgggagggacggTGAAAGGTCTTGCGGTCCAAGCGCCGCCGCCACGAGCAGGGCCACGTTGGAGTAGATCCGGTGTCTGGGAGCCCCGTCCAAGGTGACGGTGACCGTTTGCCGggatggggcagctcccagctctcggggcaacctgttgcagCGTCTGAGGAGCAGGCTGGTGGTAGAAGACGTCTTGCTTGTGTCTGGTCTGAATCTGGGCTCTGTGAGTTGCAAAGCGTCAGCCCTGGTCCTGTGGGCACAGGCCCTGTGgcaaagcctgtgcccagctgtCGTGGTTTCGGCTGGCATAGAGGTAATgtgcttgagctgggagagagcatctCGGGAGCGCCCGAGCCGgatttggcatttggcatttggcatttgggATTTGGGCCAGGGTAGAGTTCCCTttctttggggtgggaggaggggcagctggagtgccaggcccGGACCGGCCCTTGGGGTGTTCCATCTCCTGTGACGTCATACTCGGTATACAAAGGTGGCGGGTTCTCTCTGGCTTCTGGTGGGCACGGCGGCATCTTGGCTGGGTCGGGACCTTCGTTGGGTCGGGATCGGGATCGcagctgggggcgggctgcgcaTCGTTGGGCGGGTGATGAGCGAGCGCATTGTGCGTTACCCGTTTGGGCTTTCcgttattgttttgttctgttgcaatggctaaagtgtttgttttttattttcaacgacgaggtttttttcttgttgtaactCCCCTATTTCCCCGGGCGGGGGAGAAAGGTGAGGGACCGGCTGAGTTGGAAGCACGGCCCCATCTTATTTCTAAGCCCCCTTGGAGGagtggaaggccactagaaggtgtCCTGGAGGGTGAAGAAGCCCAGGCGTGTGAGTCTTTCCTTCGAGGAGAGGCGTTGCAAGGCTCTGATCGCTCCCGTTTGTGGCCCTGGTCTGGAGGCGCTCCAACAGGCCCACGTCTTGGTTGGCGCGAGGAGTGCGGAGCTGATGGTGAGGCGGGATGGCCGGTGGGAAACGCTGAGGAGACGAGGGCCAAAGAGGCGGTAGTGCTGCCGCTGGCTGCACCCCGTGAGAGGTTTTGGCAAGAGGTTGAGGCCGGTGCCTCGTCGTTGGGGAGGTGTCAAAGAGAAGAGCGGGCGCGGGGTGTGCGGGGAGCCCTgtttggagcagggctgggaggaggtgtTGAGTGGCGgtgccttccccccgcccctgccccccccaaaggcTCGTCCCCGTGCTTCTGAGAcgagaggcagaggcaggcttTTTGCAAGAGgtctttattttgtgtggaaTAAATAGTGGAATAAATAGCTAAAACCCGTTGTGAAGATAAATAGAAGTTGTGGTGGAAGTGGAGGAGCAGCGCGTGGAGGGTGCGGGTGCAGGGCCGTTGTCGCCCCGGCGCCTGTCGTGGTGggtgaggggaggcgggagggcagAGGCGGGTCTGGGGCGGTGGTGGGGGTGCGTGGGGCCGTGCGGGTTGTTGGGGGCCGTTGGGCTAACTGGGCGTGGTGCGGGTGAGGTTGTGGAGGCGTTGGAAGCAGGCGCGAGCTTGGAGGCGGACGTGGTCCCAGGCGCAGGCGCTGTGGTGGTGGGTGCGGAGGAAGTGCTGGATGTCCCTGAAGTATTTGTCGAGGGTGAGCGTGAGGCTGCGGGGCCCTGGGCCTTGGGCGAGCGTGCCGTTGGCGGtcaggcactggtggagctgctggatgtggTGCTGGAGGCTGTTGAGGAGTTGGTGTCGTGCCTGGgcgtcccagtgctggggggtgctggggctgctgagggtgtggaggaggtgctggaggatgcgGAGGACGGTGGCGGCGGCTTGCTGTGGGTGGCTGGTGTGGAGGAGGGTGTCGGGGAAGACGGGCgcctggtgggggtggcagggctgtgtcGGGCTGGGagccatggcctggaggagctggaggctgtccCAGGGGAAGGTGTCGTGTCGGGGAGGCAGGTGGTGGCAGGCGAGGGCGGTGGCGAGAGCcgtcaggaggagcaggagcggcggggcgccGTGGCGCAGGCGGGTCTGTGGGGTTGCGGGCGCAGCCATGGTGGGCCTgtgggtggtgctgggcaggagcctggTCAGGCTCGGTGGCGGTGCGGCCGGGCGCTGTGCTTGGGGTGCCGCCGGGTGGCCGGCTTTATGTGGTGCGGCAGCTTTCCCTCGCTCGCTTTCTGGTGGCAGCGAGTTTCCggctgtggttttcagttttggctgGTGGCCTGCGGTGGTGTCGGGGAAGTGCGTTGGTGGGGTGGGCGCGCGTGGGGAGGGCGGTGGCGGTGCTTTGCCGGGGCTGCGTTGGGGGCAGGTTGTCTGTAGTGGTTGAGTGGGGGATGCGAAAGCGCgcgctggggcagagcccttGGGGGCAGCTGTGGCGGGGAGGTGTGTGAGGGTTTCCCTGTgaagaggctgcagctgaagtttcCCTTCCTGCCCAAGTGTGTCTTGCGCCCGTGCTGCCCTGTGGTGCGTTTTCCTTTcgcctttgttttcatcttgtctGGTCTTTCCTTTTCGTGTTGGGAAGGGTTGTGAAGTGATGTCacttggcagagcgtggggagcCCCCTCCTGGAGCGAGGGCCTGggggtgtcgtcgtcgtcggcttgcgaggaggtggctgtgggtgtAGGCCCCTGAGCAGTGGCTGTGTTGGTGGCTGGAGCTGCCGCAGCTCGTGTGTTGAAGGCAATGGGCAAGTAAGGCAGGAGGCAAGGCTTgcggaaggaagaaggaagaggaggaagggaagggtctCGGTGCTGCTCGGGCTGGGGCGTTGGGTCCGTGGCTGTGGTGCCACGCGCGTGGCCCTGGAGCAGGGGTCGTCTGGTGTTTTTGTCTGCCTCCTTGGCTGAGGCGGCTGGAGAGCAAAGAAGAAGATGTTTGCCGTCAGCGAAGGAAGGGGCTTGCGTTTGGAATGGCCTGGGCCCCTCGAGGAGGGGTGTCCCAGAGTCCTGCGGAGGTGGAGCGGAGCCAGCGGATGTAGTTGTCGAGCtctagagggaggagggaggtggcggaggtTGTGCTCGCCGAGGTTTTGGGGTGCCTCGggagagcagggatggtgttgtGTTGGTGTGAGAGAGGCCGCCGTGTGTTTTCTGGGAGCTTTTGAGCCGGGGCAAGAAATGGGggtgtggtgatggtggtggcggCCGTGGTGGCAGGGCGGTGTCGGGCGGGGAGCCATGGTCTGTCCAGGCCCCGTTGTGTTGGTGGGTGCCGTGCCCGGGGTGGTGGCACGCGCGTGATGATTTGGCGTCCCTAGGTGCCGTCAGTGCGGGAGGTGGGCTGGTGTtggaggtgggtggctggagctcgTGCGTGTGGCCTTAGAAGAGTTGGTGCTGCAAGGTGTGTTGGAGCAAGCGGCGCAAGGCGAGAGTTGTCGTGAGAAATGGCTGAAGCggccagaggagcccagctcagcctaGTCAAAGGGATCTGTGCCGTGCCTGTCCTTGGCAGAGGCCTTGgcgggtttgggttgggagggacggTGAAAGGTCTTGCGGTCCAAGCGCCGCCGCCACGAGCAGGGCCACGTTGGAGTAGATCCGGTGTCTGGGAGCCCCGTCCAAGGTGACGGTGACCGTTTGCCGggatggggcagctcccagctctcggggcaacctgttgcagCGTCTGAGGAGCAGGCTGGTGGTAGAAGACGTCTTGCTTGTGTCTGGTCTGAATCTGGGCTCTGTGAGTTGCAAAGCGTCAGCCCTGGTCCTGTGGGCACAGGCCCTGTGgcaaagcctgtgcccagctgtCGTGGTTTCGGCTGGCATAGAGGTAATgtgcttgagctgggagagagcatctCGGGAGCGCCCGAGCCGgatttggcatttggcatttggcatttgggATTTGGGCCAGGGTAGAGTTCCCTttctttggggtgggaggaggggcagctggagtgccaggcccGGACCGGCCCTTGGGGTGTTCCATCTCCTGTGACGTCATACTCGGTATACAAAGGTGGCGGGTTCTCTCTGGCTTCTGGTGGGCACGGCGGCATCTTGGCTGGGTCGGGACCTTCGTTGGGTCGGGATCGGGATCGcagctgggggcgggctgcgcaTCGTTGGGCGGGTGATGAGCGAGCGCATTGTGCGTTACCCGTTTGGGCTTTCcgttattgttttgttctgttgcaatggctaaagtgtttgttttttattttcaacgacgaggtttttttcttgttgtaactCCCCTATTTCCCCGGGCGGGGGAGAAAGGTGAGGGACCGGCCGAGTTGGAAGCACGGCCCCATCTTATTTCTAAGCCCCCTTGGAGGagtggaaggccactagaaggtgtCCTGGAGGGTGAAGAAGCCCAGGCGTGTGAGTCTTTCCTTCGAGGAGAGGCGTTGCAAGGCTCTGATCGCTCCCGTTTGTGGCCCTGGTCTGGAGGCGCTCCAACAGGCCCACGTCTTGGTTGGCGCGAGGAGTGCGGAGCTGATGGTGAGGCGGGATGGCCGGTGGGAAACGCTGAGGAGACGAGGGCCAAAGAGGCGGTAGTGCTGCCGCTGGCTGCACCCCGTGAGAGGTTTTGGCAAGAGGTTGAGGCCGGTGCCTCGTCGTTGGGGAGGTGTCAAAGAGAAGAGCGGGCGCGGGGTGTGCGGGGAGCCCTgtttggagcagggctgggaggaggtgtTGAGTGGCGgtgccttccccccgcccctgccccccccaaaggcTCGTCCCCGTGCTTCTGAGAcgagaggcagaggcaggcttTTTGCAAGAGgtctttattttgtgtggaaTAAATAGTGGAATAAATAGCTAAAACCCGTTGTGAAGATAAATAGAAGTTGTGGTGGAAGTGGAGGAGCAGCGCGTGGAGGGTGCGGGTGCAGGGCCGTTGTCGCCCCGGCGCCTGTCGTGGTGggtgaggggaggcgggagggcagAGGCGGGTCTGGGGCGGTGGTGGGGGTGCGTGGGGCCGTGCGGGTTGTTGGGGGCCGTTGGGCTAACTGGGCGTGGTGCGGGTGAGGTTGTGGAGGCGTTGGAAGCAGGCGCGAGCTTGGAGGCGGACGTGGTCCCAGGCGCAGGCGCTGTGGTGGTGGGTGCGGAGGAAGTGCTGGATGTCCCTGAAGTATTTGTCGAGGGTGAGCGTGAGGCTGCGGGGCCCTGGGCCTTGGGCGAGCGTGCCGTTGGCGGtcaggcactggtggagctgctggatgtggTGCTGGAGGCTGTTGAGGAGTTGGTGTCGTGCCTGGgcgtcccagtgctggggggtgctggggctgctgagggtgtggaggaggtgctggaggatgcgGAGGACGGTGGCGGCGGCTTGCTGTGGGTGGCTGGTGTGGAGGAGGGTGTCGGGGAAGACGGGCgcctggtgggggtggcagggctgtgtcGGGCTGGGagccatggcctggaggagctggaggctgtccCAGGGGAAGGTGTCGTGTCGGGGAGGCAGGTGGTGGCAGGCGAGGGCGGTGGCGAGAGCcgtcaggaggagcaggagcggcggggcgccGTGGCGCAGGCGGGTCTGTGGGGTTGCGGGCGCAGCCATGGTGGGCCTgtgggtggtgctgggcaggagcctggTCAGGCTCGGTGGCGGTGCGGCCGGGCGCTGTGCTTGGGGTGCCGCCGGGTGGCCGGCTTTATGTGGTGCGGCAGCTTTCCCTCGCTCGCTTTCTGGTGGCAGCGAGTTTCCggctgtggttttcagttttggctgGTGGCCTGCGGTGGTGTCGGGGAAGTGCGTTGGTGGGGTGGGCGCGCGTGGGGAGGGCGGTGGCGGTGCTTTGCCGGGGCTGCGTTGGGGGCAGGTTGTCTGTAGTGGTTGAGTGGGGGATGCGAAAGCGCgcgctggggcagagcccttGGGGGCAGCTGTGGCGGGGAGGTGTGTGAGGGTTTCCCTGTgaagaggctgcagctgaagtttcCCTTCCTGCCCAAGTGTGTCTTGCGCCCGTGCTGCCCTGTGGTGCGTTTTCCTTTcgcctttgttttcatcttgtctGGTCTTTCCTTTTCGTGTTGGGAAGGGTTGTGAAGTGATGTCacttggcagagcgtggggagcCCCCTCCTGGAGCGAGGGCCTGggggtgtcgtcgtcgtcggcttgcgaggaggtggctgtgggtgtAGGCCCCTGAGCAGTGGCTGTGTTGGTGGCTGGAGCTGCCGCAGCTCGTGTGTTGAAGGCAATGGGCAAGTAAGGCAGGAGGCAAGGCTTgcggaaggaagaaggaagaggaggaagggaagggtctCGGTGCTGCTCGGGCTGGGGCGTTGGGTCCGTGGCTGTGGTGCCACGCGCGTGGCCCTGGAGCAGGGGTCGTCTGGTGTTTTTGTCTGCCTCCTTGGCTGAGGCGGCTGGA
The Strix uralensis isolate ZFMK-TIS-50842 chromosome Z, bStrUra1, whole genome shotgun sequence DNA segment above includes these coding regions:
- the LOC141937674 gene encoding interferon-like translates to MAAPATPQTRLRHGAPPLLLLLTALATALACHHLPPRHDTFPWDSLQLLQAMAPSPTQPCHPHQAPVFPDTLLHTSHPQQAAATVLRILQHLLHTLSSPSTPQHWDAQARHQLLNSLQHHIQQLHQCLTANGTLAQGPGPRSLTLTLDKYFRDIQHFLRTHHHSACAWDHVRLQARACFQRLHNLTRTTPS